The following proteins come from a genomic window of Vibrio vulnificus NBRC 15645 = ATCC 27562:
- a CDS encoding MFS transporter: MLNFFKTRPDVPLSDSSNEGMLKRYKSYQWQVFLGLIFGYAVFYVVRMSLGVVKKPMLDAGIVTIEELGIMGSAFFFTYAFGKFLNGFLSDYANIGRFMSCSLLVSGVLSVVMGMNTVGFFFVLLWGLNGWFQSVGSAPSCVSLYQWFSPKQRGSRYSIWGGSRNIGEGITWILTATLVSYFGWRAGFIGAGIAAVVAALIMLKVLKDRPQTYGLPDPGTAFGEGTEIKKANDPKETRRAQMFILKQPVVWLIALSCAAMYISRYAMSSWAVLFLQETKGYSLIDAGFAMSMYPTAGLAGAILSGILSDKVFKGNRNIPNLLYGLANIAGMCLMFFGPDNRVIDAVALSMIGFSIGGLVVFLAGLIACDLMPKNAVGAVKGLIGLCSYIAASAQELISASLITITEVDGVKHYDFGNAQYFWLAAGVVSMLLALTVWNAKKVVDIDEEQDKKLQTRTAS, from the coding sequence ATGCTTAATTTCTTTAAAACTCGTCCGGATGTGCCGTTATCAGACAGCTCCAACGAGGGAATGCTAAAGCGCTATAAGAGTTACCAATGGCAGGTATTCTTAGGCCTTATTTTTGGTTACGCCGTCTTCTACGTAGTACGTATGAGTTTAGGTGTTGTGAAAAAGCCCATGCTCGATGCGGGCATCGTGACCATCGAAGAACTCGGTATTATGGGTTCGGCATTCTTCTTTACTTATGCTTTCGGTAAGTTCTTAAACGGCTTCCTATCTGACTACGCCAACATTGGCCGCTTTATGTCGTGTTCCCTACTGGTATCGGGTGTTCTCTCGGTCGTGATGGGGATGAACACCGTTGGCTTCTTCTTCGTTCTGCTTTGGGGTTTGAACGGTTGGTTCCAATCCGTTGGTTCAGCACCTTCGTGTGTATCGCTTTACCAATGGTTCTCACCAAAGCAACGTGGTAGCCGTTACTCAATTTGGGGTGGTTCGCGTAACATCGGTGAAGGTATCACTTGGATCCTAACGGCGACACTAGTGAGCTACTTCGGCTGGCGTGCAGGTTTCATTGGCGCGGGTATCGCTGCAGTAGTTGCTGCACTGATCATGCTGAAAGTACTGAAAGACCGTCCACAAACTTACGGCTTGCCAGATCCAGGTACTGCATTTGGCGAAGGTACCGAAATCAAGAAAGCGAACGATCCAAAAGAAACACGTCGTGCGCAGATGTTTATCCTAAAACAACCTGTGGTATGGCTCATTGCCTTATCTTGTGCGGCAATGTACATCTCTCGCTACGCGATGTCTTCTTGGGCGGTATTGTTCCTGCAAGAAACAAAAGGTTACTCACTGATTGACGCGGGTTTTGCCATGTCAATGTACCCAACGGCGGGTCTAGCGGGTGCGATTCTGTCAGGTATCCTTTCAGACAAAGTGTTCAAAGGTAACCGTAACATCCCTAACCTACTGTACGGATTGGCAAACATTGCCGGTATGTGTTTGATGTTCTTTGGCCCAGATAACCGTGTTATCGACGCAGTAGCGCTGAGCATGATCGGCTTCTCTATCGGTGGTCTAGTGGTATTCCTAGCAGGTCTGATTGCTTGTGACCTGATGCCTAAGAACGCAGTTGGCGCAGTAAAAGGTTTGATTGGTCTCTGTTCTTACATTGCAGCGTCAGCTCAAGAGCTTATCTCTGCATCTCTGATCACCATCACTGAAGTCGATGGCGTAAAACACTACGACTTTGGTAACGCGCAGTACTTCTGGCTAGCCGCTGGTGTGGTATCGATGCTACTCGCACTGACGGTATGGAATGCGAAGAAAGTGGTCGATATCGACGAAGAACAAGACAAAAAGCTACAAACACGCACAGCTTCTTAA
- the pyk gene encoding pyruvate kinase, protein MCKTKIVATLGPASQTREKLTQLIQAGVNVVRLNFSHGSAEEHIARAEMVREIAQELNVSVGVLVDLQGPKIRIACFEQGSIQLKAGDPFILDGTLNRDAGTQERVGLDYPELIDDLQVGNILLLDDGRIQLEVKAVDTQTRLVNTVALNGGKLSNRKGINLLGGGLSAPALTDKDKQDILTAAELKADFLAVSFPRNADDIEYARSLALQAGCQAHIVAKVERAEVVASEEAMDGVIRASDVIMVARGDLGVEIGDARLPGVQKALIARAKYLGKPVITATQMMESMIENPLPTRAEVLDVANAVLDGTDAVMLSAESAAGLYPVEAVEAMVRIAQGVEHETSCAQGCWDKLNHLCNDAGKSFALSSMISATKVHKDLGVAIVTQHGETPLLMSRCQSQATIWAVSDKPELLRKLAILRGVTPVYLPTLDKRGDIAHQLISLLSADAKQKQISSIMMTQLESVEGVGDMNVCRLLNLNETPITTAIAA, encoded by the coding sequence ATGTGTAAAACCAAAATCGTCGCTACGCTTGGCCCAGCCAGTCAAACACGCGAAAAACTCACTCAACTCATCCAAGCGGGCGTGAATGTAGTGCGCTTAAACTTTTCGCACGGCAGCGCTGAAGAGCACATTGCTCGTGCTGAAATGGTGCGTGAAATCGCACAAGAACTTAACGTTAGCGTTGGTGTACTCGTTGACCTACAAGGTCCCAAAATTCGTATCGCTTGCTTTGAGCAAGGCTCAATTCAGCTCAAAGCAGGTGATCCTTTCATTCTCGACGGCACACTCAACCGAGATGCTGGCACGCAAGAACGCGTCGGTTTGGATTATCCAGAGCTGATCGATGACCTGCAGGTCGGCAATATTCTGCTGCTTGACGATGGCCGTATCCAACTTGAGGTGAAGGCCGTTGATACACAAACTCGCCTAGTCAACACCGTTGCGTTGAACGGTGGCAAACTCTCAAACCGCAAAGGGATTAACTTACTGGGTGGGGGGCTTTCAGCGCCAGCGTTGACCGACAAAGATAAGCAAGACATTCTTACCGCGGCCGAGCTAAAAGCAGACTTTCTTGCCGTATCGTTTCCTCGTAACGCTGACGATATCGAATACGCGCGCTCCCTTGCTCTGCAAGCAGGCTGCCAAGCACACATCGTCGCGAAAGTGGAACGTGCTGAAGTGGTTGCCAGCGAAGAAGCAATGGATGGTGTGATTCGTGCCTCCGATGTCATCATGGTGGCACGTGGCGATTTAGGCGTGGAAATCGGTGATGCGCGCCTGCCTGGCGTACAAAAAGCGCTGATCGCTCGTGCAAAGTACTTAGGCAAACCGGTTATCACGGCCACGCAAATGATGGAATCGATGATCGAGAATCCATTGCCAACACGTGCAGAAGTTTTAGACGTTGCCAACGCGGTACTCGATGGCACCGACGCAGTCATGCTCTCTGCTGAATCAGCGGCGGGGTTGTACCCGGTTGAAGCGGTTGAAGCCATGGTTCGAATTGCACAAGGTGTCGAACACGAAACCAGTTGTGCACAAGGCTGTTGGGATAAGCTCAACCATCTGTGCAACGACGCAGGTAAGAGCTTTGCTCTCTCCTCAATGATCTCGGCAACGAAAGTACACAAAGATCTTGGGGTCGCTATCGTGACTCAACATGGTGAAACGCCACTATTGATGTCACGTTGTCAAAGCCAAGCAACCATTTGGGCGGTCTCGGACAAACCTGAATTGCTACGCAAACTGGCGATTCTGCGCGGCGTAACCCCGGTTTATCTACCCACATTGGACAAACGCGGTGACATTGCGCATCAGCTCATCAGCCTACTGAGTGCCGATGCCAAGCAGAAACAAATCTCATCCATCATGATGACCCAATTAGAATCCGTTGAAGGCGTGGGCGATATGAATGTCTGCCGCTTACTGAATCTAAACGAAACACCCATAACAACCGCCATTGCGGCATAA